A single region of the Enterobacteriaceae endosymbiont of Donacia tomentosa genome encodes:
- the fbaA gene encoding class II fructose-bisphosphate aldolase — protein sequence MSKILNYIKPGVVVSYDVQTIFKIAKENNFALPAVNCIGTDSINIVLETAAKVRSPVIIQFSYGGASFIAGKGLQNKNPLLASIIGAISGAKHVHEIAKHYGIPVILHTDHCTKKTLPWIDSLLEESEKYFLLYGKTLFSSHMIDLSKESIQENINICSKYLKRMSKINMTLEIELGCTGGEEDGIDNSNLTKKLLYTDPYDVNYAYENLNSISSQFTIAASFGNVHGVYKSGNVKLLPKILKYSQNFVSKKHRLIKNPLNFVFHGGSGSSELEMQESINYGVVKMNIDTDIQWAAWNGILEYYTKNQKYLQKQLGNPEGDTKPNKKYYDPRAWIRMSQKSIKKRLEKTFKELNAVNIL from the coding sequence ATGTCTAAAATTTTAAATTATATAAAACCTGGTGTTGTTGTTAGTTATGATGTACAAACTATATTTAAAATAGCAAAAGAAAATAATTTTGCTTTACCTGCTGTTAATTGTATAGGAACTGACTCTATAAATATTGTTCTTGAAACTGCAGCTAAAGTAAGATCCCCGGTAATTATTCAATTTTCTTATGGAGGTGCATCTTTTATTGCTGGTAAAGGATTACAAAATAAAAATCCTTTATTGGCATCTATAATAGGAGCGATCTCAGGTGCAAAGCATGTTCATGAAATTGCTAAACACTATGGTATTCCAGTTATTTTGCATACTGATCATTGTACAAAAAAAACATTACCTTGGATTGATAGTTTATTAGAAGAAAGTGAAAAATATTTTTTATTATATGGAAAAACTTTATTTTCTTCTCATATGATAGATTTATCAAAAGAATCTATTCAGGAAAATATTAATATATGCAGTAAATATTTAAAAAGAATGTCAAAAATTAATATGACTTTAGAAATAGAATTAGGATGTACAGGTGGTGAAGAAGATGGAATAGATAATAGTAATTTGACAAAAAAATTATTATATACGGATCCTTATGATGTGAATTATGCTTATGAAAATTTAAATTCAATTAGTTCGCAATTTACTATTGCTGCTTCTTTTGGTAATGTACACGGGGTGTATAAATCAGGTAATGTAAAATTATTACCAAAAATATTAAAATATTCTCAAAATTTTGTTAGTAAAAAGCATAGACTTATTAAAAATCCTCTAAATTTTGTTTTCCATGGAGGATCTGGTTCTAGTGAATTGGAAATGCAAGAATCCATAAATTATGGTGTTGTAAAAATGAACATTGATACTGATATACAATGGGCAGCATGGAATGGAATATTAGAATATTATACAAAAAATCAAAAATATTTACAAAAACAATTAGGTAATCCTGAAGGTGATACAAAACCCAACAAAAAATATTATGATCCAAGAGCATGGATTAGAATGTCACAAAAATCTATAAAAAAACGTTTAGAAAAAACATTCAAAGAATTAAATGCAGTTAATATATTATAA
- the rnhA gene encoding ribonuclease HI: protein MYKNINIFTDGSCIYNPGPGGYAAILQYNKYEKILTQGFFLTTNNRMELMAPIIALESLKENCNVCVSTDSRYLKEGITIWIKNWKKYKWLRRNNKKSVKNIDLWKRLDLALKNHNINWNWVKGHSNEQNNNRCDKLAYNSAKNPTSQDIGYKLTRNY, encoded by the coding sequence ATGTATAAAAATATAAACATTTTTACCGATGGTTCTTGTATATATAATCCTGGTCCAGGAGGATATGCTGCTATTCTACAATATAATAAATACGAAAAAATTTTAACTCAAGGTTTTTTTTTAACAACCAATAATAGAATGGAATTAATGGCTCCTATTATTGCATTAGAATCATTAAAAGAAAATTGTAATGTTTGTGTTTCTACTGATAGTCGGTATTTAAAAGAAGGAATTACTATATGGATAAAAAATTGGAAAAAATATAAATGGTTACGACGAAATAATAAAAAATCAGTTAAAAATATTGATCTATGGAAAAGATTAGATTTGGCTTTAAAAAATCATAATATTAATTGGAATTGGGTTAAAGGACATTCAAATGAACAAAATAATAATAGATGTGATAAATTAGCCTATAATTCAGCCAAAAATCCTACTAGTCAAGATATAGGATATAAATTAACAAGAAATTATTAA
- the hisF gene encoding imidazole glycerol phosphate synthase subunit HisF: MLTKRIIPCLDVYKNKVVKGKQFQNHKIVGDIITLASKYYEDGADELVFYDIMASIDDRLVDKKWISKIADVINIPFCVAGGIKSIRDAATILQLGAEKISINSPALENPDLITKLSKFFGKQCVVVGIDSWYDEKTKKYYVYQYTGNIKHKKITKWETHEWVKKVQELGAGEIVLNMMNQDGLCNGYDLVQLKKIRKICKVPLIASGGAGSVKHFYDILSNEVNIDGALAASIFHKNIINIKILKNFLYKKNIEIRIC; the protein is encoded by the coding sequence ATGTTAACAAAAAGAATAATACCATGTTTAGATGTTTATAAAAATAAAGTTGTAAAAGGAAAACAATTTCAAAATCATAAAATTGTTGGTGATATTATCACTTTAGCTTCTAAATATTATGAAGATGGTGCGGATGAATTAGTTTTTTACGATATAATGGCATCTATTGATGATAGATTAGTTGATAAAAAATGGATATCTAAAATTGCTGATGTAATAAATATCCCATTTTGTGTAGCGGGAGGTATTAAATCAATAAGAGATGCAGCTACAATATTACAGCTAGGAGCGGAAAAAATATCTATAAATTCTCCAGCATTAGAAAATCCTGATTTAATTACAAAATTATCTAAATTTTTTGGTAAACAGTGTGTAGTGGTAGGTATTGATTCTTGGTATGATGAAAAAACTAAAAAATATTATGTATATCAATACACTGGCAATATAAAACATAAAAAAATCACTAAATGGGAAACCCATGAATGGGTAAAAAAAGTACAAGAATTAGGAGCTGGTGAAATAGTATTAAATATGATGAACCAAGATGGTTTATGTAATGGGTATGATTTAGTACAATTAAAGAAAATAAGGAAGATTTGCAAAGTTCCTTTAATTGCTTCTGGGGGAGCAGGATCTGTAAAACATTTTTATGATATTTTAAGTAATGAAGTAAATATTGATGGGGCATTAGCTGCTTCAATATTTCATAAAAATATTATTAATATTAAAATATTAAAAAATTTTTTATATAAAAAAAATATAGAGATAAGAATATGTTAA
- the hslU gene encoding HslU--HslV peptidase ATPase subunit, with the protein MSEMTPREIVNELDKFIIGQESAKKAVAIALRNRWRRMQLDETLRQEVTPKNILMIGPTGVGKTEIARRLAKLANAPFIKVEATKFTEIGYVGKEVDSIIRDLTDVAIKMIRIQAFKKNCYKAREMAEERILNVLVPNKNNWDQNSNIESIRDQLKIKLQQGKLDNQEIEINVSSTPMGIEIMAPPGMEEMTSQLQSLFQNLGGNKQKKRKLKIKDAIRLLIDEEAHKLVNNEDIKQKAIEAVEQNGIVFLDEIDKICRRSNNISSDISREGVQRDLLPLVEGCTVSTKHGMVKTDHILFIASGSFQISKPSDLIPELQGRLPIRVELKALSSKDFERILTEPNASITVQYKSLLATEKVNIIFTKDGIKKIAESAWKVNETTENIGARRLHTVLEHLMSDISYDASEYNNKSIIIDENYVSEHLDSLILNEDISRYIL; encoded by the coding sequence ATGTCTGAAATGACCCCACGAGAAATTGTTAATGAATTAGATAAATTTATTATTGGACAAGAAAGTGCAAAAAAAGCGGTAGCCATAGCATTAAGAAATCGTTGGCGTCGTATGCAACTTGATGAAACTTTAAGACAAGAAGTAACACCAAAAAATATCTTAATGATAGGCCCTACCGGAGTTGGTAAAACTGAAATTGCTCGTCGTTTAGCAAAATTAGCTAATGCTCCTTTTATAAAAGTAGAAGCTACTAAATTTACTGAGATTGGTTATGTTGGGAAAGAAGTAGACTCCATTATTCGTGATCTAACGGATGTAGCTATAAAAATGATACGTATCCAAGCTTTTAAAAAAAATTGCTATAAAGCAAGAGAAATGGCAGAAGAAAGAATTTTAAATGTTTTAGTTCCTAATAAAAATAATTGGGATCAAAATTCAAATATAGAATCTATTCGTGACCAATTAAAAATAAAACTTCAACAAGGAAAATTAGATAATCAAGAAATAGAAATTAATGTTTCAAGCACTCCAATGGGAATTGAAATTATGGCTCCTCCAGGAATGGAAGAGATGACAAGTCAATTACAGTCATTATTTCAAAATTTAGGGGGTAACAAACAAAAAAAACGTAAATTAAAAATCAAAGATGCTATTAGATTATTAATAGACGAAGAAGCACATAAATTAGTGAATAATGAAGATATTAAACAAAAAGCAATAGAAGCAGTAGAACAGAATGGTATTGTGTTTTTAGATGAAATAGATAAAATTTGTAGAAGAAGTAATAATATATCTTCTGATATTTCTAGGGAAGGAGTACAACGTGATTTACTACCATTAGTAGAAGGATGTACAGTTTCGACCAAACATGGAATGGTTAAGACAGATCATATATTATTTATAGCATCGGGGTCTTTTCAAATTTCCAAACCTTCAGATTTAATTCCAGAGTTACAAGGTAGATTACCTATTAGAGTAGAATTAAAAGCTCTTTCTAGCAAAGATTTTGAAAGAATTCTAACAGAACCAAATGCATCTATAACTGTACAATATAAATCTTTATTAGCAACAGAAAAAGTCAATATTATCTTTACAAAAGATGGGATTAAAAAAATAGCTGAGTCTGCTTGGAAAGTAAATGAGACAACAGAAAATATAGGAGCTAGAAGATTACATACTGTACTTGAACATCTTATGTCAGATATTTCTTATGATGCCAGTGAATATAATAATAAATCAATTATTATTGATGAAAATTATGTAAGCGAACATCTTGATTCATTAATTTTAAATGAAGACATAAGTAGATATATTTTATAA
- a CDS encoding 1-(5-phosphoribosyl)-5-[(5-phosphoribosylamino)methylideneamino] imidazole-4-carboxamide isomerase — MIIPAIDLIKGQVVRLHQGKFNLKRKYLYDPSFYIQKYIQQGAKKIHLVDLDGAKNPKNKQIFLLKNVIKNTSISIQIGGGFRFKKDIDLIFKLNSNIKIILGSIIISNFKFVKYWLNFYNPNSFIVALDIKLDKNNNKIVFINGWQKKSIIIFEDIIKKILNIGLKNILCTDISRDGTFNGPNIALYDEIISKYPQINCQASGGISTLEDIKNLKNIGIKDIIIGRAFLEKKFTLQEAFLC; from the coding sequence ATGATTATTCCAGCAATTGATCTCATTAAAGGACAAGTAGTAAGATTACACCAAGGAAAATTTAATTTAAAACGCAAATATTTATACGACCCATCATTTTATATACAAAAATATATTCAACAAGGAGCAAAAAAAATACATTTAGTGGATTTAGATGGTGCTAAAAATCCTAAGAATAAACAAATATTTTTATTAAAAAATGTTATTAAAAATACTTCTATTTCCATACAGATAGGAGGAGGATTCCGATTTAAAAAAGATATAGATTTAATATTTAAATTAAATTCTAATATCAAAATCATATTAGGATCTATAATTATATCAAATTTTAAATTTGTAAAATATTGGCTTAACTTTTATAATCCTAATTCTTTTATTGTAGCGTTAGATATCAAACTAGATAAAAATAATAATAAAATTGTTTTTATAAATGGATGGCAAAAAAAAAGTATTATAATTTTTGAAGATATAATAAAAAAAATTTTAAATATAGGTTTAAAAAATATTTTATGTACAGATATTTCTAGAGATGGTACGTTTAATGGACCTAATATAGCTTTATATGATGAAATAATTAGTAAATATCCTCAAATAAACTGCCAAGCATCTGGAGGAATATCTACATTAGAAGATATTAAAAATTTAAAAAATATCGGTATAAAAGATATAATTATAGGAAGAGCTTTTTTAGAAAAAAAATTTACTCTTCAAGAGGCTTTTTTATGTTAA
- the dnaQ gene encoding DNA polymerase III subunit epsilon, giving the protein MIKRQIVLDTETTGMNSSPPYYIGHRIIEIGIVEIINRNITNNNFHIYLNPQQNISLDAFNIHGLSNQFLSDKPFFSKIANNLLKYIKGSELIIHNAQFDIDFLNYELSLLKNNLPNIENICKVKDTLKIARNLFPGKRNSLNSLCKRFNINKSKRNLHGALLDARLLANVFLSMTTCQNTFKLECLRIKNSSIKNTSLFNKKNKNKNPLIILSSQEELELHKLQLRLIKKKCGFHLWK; this is encoded by the coding sequence ATGATTAAACGTCAAATAGTTTTAGATACAGAAACAACAGGGATGAATTCCTCCCCTCCTTATTATATAGGACACAGGATTATTGAAATAGGAATTGTTGAAATTATTAATCGAAACATTACTAATAATAATTTTCATATATATTTAAATCCACAACAAAATATAAGTTTAGATGCTTTTAATATTCATGGACTTTCTAATCAATTTTTATCTGATAAACCATTTTTTTCTAAAATTGCAAATAATTTGCTAAAATATATAAAAGGTTCTGAATTAATTATTCATAATGCTCAGTTTGATATTGATTTTTTAAATTATGAATTATCATTATTAAAAAATAATTTACCTAATATTGAAAATATTTGTAAAGTAAAAGACACTTTGAAAATAGCTAGAAATTTATTTCCAGGAAAAAGAAATTCATTAAATTCTTTATGTAAAAGATTTAATATAAATAAAAGTAAACGTAATCTTCATGGAGCATTACTAGATGCAAGACTTTTAGCTAATGTTTTTTTATCAATGACTACTTGTCAAAATACATTTAAACTAGAATGCTTAAGAATAAAAAATTCTAGTATTAAAAATACTTCATTATTTAATAAAAAAAATAAAAATAAAAATCCGTTAATAATTCTTTCCTCTCAGGAAGAATTGGAATTACATAAATTACAATTACGTTTAATTAAAAAAAAATGTGGATTTCATTTATGGAAATAA
- the hisH gene encoding imidazole glycerol phosphate synthase subunit HisH, whose amino-acid sequence MKIIILDTSCGNLYSLKSTIKKIGFDSKITNNPNNILNANKIFLPGVGSVQSIMKKLKYDNLIKLIKNCKKDILGICLGMQILGKYSEENEGNKTLGILDYSTYLIKNQHLTIPHMGWNKVQNVQKSPLFKNINDNSYFYFSHSYAVNVNNYTISTSFYGKLFSAVIQKENFFGVQFHPEKSGINGIQLIKNFLEI is encoded by the coding sequence TTGAAAATTATTATTTTAGATACATCTTGTGGTAATCTTTATTCTTTAAAATCTACAATTAAAAAAATAGGATTTGATTCAAAAATTACGAATAATCCAAATAATATTTTAAATGCCAATAAAATATTTTTACCAGGAGTAGGGTCTGTTCAATCTATAATGAAAAAATTAAAATATGATAACTTAATTAAATTAATTAAAAACTGTAAGAAAGATATTTTAGGTATATGTTTAGGAATGCAGATTTTAGGAAAATATAGTGAAGAAAATGAAGGAAACAAGACATTAGGAATTTTAGATTATTCAACATATTTAATTAAAAATCAACATCTTACTATTCCTCATATGGGTTGGAATAAAGTACAAAATGTACAAAAATCTCCATTATTTAAAAATATTAATGACAATTCTTATTTTTATTTTTCTCATAGTTATGCTGTTAATGTAAATAATTATACCATAAGTACAAGTTTTTATGGTAAATTATTTAGTGCTGTTATACAAAAAGAAAATTTTTTTGGAGTACAATTTCATCCAGAAAAATCAGGAATTAATGGTATTCAACTAATTAAAAATTTTTTGGAAATATAA
- a CDS encoding mechanosensitive ion channel family protein has translation MNKFISVFDFIKYWIFNNKNFIFYQFEHFILAGIILFFGLWGVRFVTKTTKNIFAIKQIDPITIGFLANILKYSLTIFVIVSALSSIGLQTSSIFAAFGTIGLVIGLAWQNALSNLASGLLIITFRIFKVGDYINIGNITGKITNVEIFCTLFKTFNGSIISVPNSKILTENIVNFSKSNEYRNKITLGISRELIQTDINTIKKILLDTVSVNNRIIKNSIVNVILDEITNNSINFTVFFWINDFINKKEICSDLIDILKKNLELYKKSCVLWINND, from the coding sequence ATGAATAAATTTATTAGTGTATTTGATTTTATAAAATATTGGATTTTTAATAATAAAAATTTTATTTTTTATCAATTTGAACATTTCATTTTAGCAGGAATCATCTTATTTTTTGGATTATGGGGTGTAAGATTTGTTACTAAAACTACAAAAAATATTTTTGCTATTAAACAAATAGATCCAATAACAATTGGTTTTCTTGCTAATATACTAAAATATAGTCTAACAATATTTGTTATAGTAAGTGCTTTAAGTAGTATTGGATTACAAACATCATCAATATTTGCTGCATTTGGTACTATAGGATTAGTAATAGGTCTAGCATGGCAAAATGCATTATCTAATTTGGCATCAGGATTATTAATTATTACTTTTCGTATTTTTAAAGTAGGAGATTATATCAATATTGGTAATATTACTGGTAAAATAACTAATGTGGAAATTTTTTGTACCCTTTTTAAAACATTTAATGGAAGCATAATATCAGTTCCCAATAGTAAAATTCTTACAGAAAATATAGTAAATTTTTCCAAATCAAACGAATATCGTAATAAAATTACTTTAGGCATATCACGTGAATTAATACAAACAGACATAAATACTATAAAAAAAATATTATTAGATACAGTGTCAGTTAACAATAGAATTATAAAAAATTCTATTGTTAATGTAATTTTAGATGAAATTACTAATAATTCTATAAATTTTACTGTATTTTTTTGGATTAATGATTTTATAAATAAAAAGGAAATTTGTTCAGATTTAATTGATATTTTAAAAAAAAATTTAGAATTATATAAAAAATCTTGTGTATTATGGATTAATAATGATTAA
- the hisIE gene encoding bifunctional phosphoribosyl-AMP cyclohydrolase/phosphoribosyl-ATP diphosphatase HisIE: MLINDINKLNWNKINGLIPVIIQHKISGQVLMHAFMNKESLKITLMTKKVTFFSRVRNKLWTKGETTGNYLYVKNIVSDCDKDTLLILVESIKKTCHLNKYSCFNYAIADYTFLYLLEKFLKKCKTHPKQYSYTFDLYQSGLKRISQKVGEEAVETIIAANHNNKKETIEETADLFYHLLVLLQKQNINFDNVIQILKERNFKNSLKE; encoded by the coding sequence ATGTTAATAAATGATATAAATAAATTAAATTGGAATAAAATTAATGGATTAATTCCAGTTATTATACAACATAAGATTTCTGGACAAGTGTTAATGCACGCTTTTATGAATAAAGAATCTTTGAAAATAACTTTAATGACTAAAAAAGTAACATTTTTTTCTAGAGTTAGAAATAAATTATGGACTAAAGGTGAAACTACAGGAAATTATCTTTATGTAAAAAATATTGTTTCTGATTGTGACAAAGATACTTTGCTTATTTTAGTTGAATCAATTAAAAAAACATGTCATTTGAACAAATATAGTTGTTTTAATTATGCAATAGCAGATTATACCTTTTTATATTTATTAGAAAAATTTTTAAAAAAATGTAAAACACATCCTAAACAATATTCTTATACTTTTGATTTATATCAAAGTGGTTTAAAAAGAATATCTCAAAAAGTAGGAGAAGAAGCTGTAGAAACTATTATTGCTGCTAATCATAACAATAAAAAAGAAACTATTGAAGAAACAGCAGATTTATTCTACCATTTATTAGTTCTTTTACAAAAACAAAATATTAATTTTGATAATGTTATTCAAATTTTGAAAGAAAGAAATTTTAAAAATTCTTTAAAAGAATAA
- the hisB gene encoding bifunctional histidinol-phosphatase/imidazoleglycerol-phosphate dehydratase HisB has protein sequence MLNKILFIDRDGTLISEPQNYQIDNIGKLFFEENVITTLFELRKFSYIFVMITNQDGLGTKSFSQQSFDIPHNFMINIFKSQNIKFADILICPHYLNDNCLCRKPNITMLKSYLNNKLDKHNSYVIGDRLTDMELAKNIGIKGILYNKVTCNWLDILTKLTPTKRYAIVERKTKETKIKIELFLDKIGKNIIKTGIDFLNHMIEQIAIHGGFIINIIVQGDLNVDDHHTVEDVAIVLGNALSKAIGDKKGINRFGFLLPMDDSLAECALDLSGRPYLQYYAKFKYQKIGDLSTEMVKHFFYSLSYSMACNIYLKVIGDNDHHKIESLFKVFGCSLKQAISLTNNIIPSSKGVLN, from the coding sequence ATGTTAAATAAAATACTTTTTATTGATAGAGATGGAACTTTAATATCTGAACCACAAAATTATCAAATTGATAATATTGGTAAATTATTTTTTGAAGAAAATGTAATTACTACTTTATTTGAATTAAGAAAATTTTCTTATATATTTGTTATGATTACTAATCAAGACGGGTTAGGTACTAAATCTTTTTCTCAACAATCTTTTGATATACCTCATAATTTTATGATTAATATTTTTAAATCGCAAAATATAAAATTTGCTGATATTTTAATATGTCCGCATTATTTAAATGATAATTGTCTCTGTCGAAAACCAAATATTACAATGTTAAAATCATATCTAAATAACAAATTAGATAAACATAATAGCTATGTTATAGGTGATCGTTTAACAGATATGGAATTAGCAAAAAATATTGGTATTAAAGGGATATTATATAATAAAGTAACATGTAATTGGTTAGATATTTTAACAAAATTAACACCAACAAAAAGATATGCTATAGTTGAAAGAAAAACAAAAGAAACTAAAATTAAAATAGAGCTATTTTTAGATAAAATAGGTAAAAATATAATTAAAACTGGGATTGATTTTTTAAATCATATGATAGAACAAATAGCAATACATGGAGGGTTTATTATTAATATTATTGTTCAAGGAGATTTAAATGTTGATGATCATCATACTGTAGAAGATGTGGCTATAGTTTTAGGTAATGCTTTATCAAAAGCAATAGGAGATAAAAAAGGGATTAATAGATTTGGTTTTTTATTACCTATGGATGATTCATTAGCTGAATGCGCTTTAGATCTTTCAGGAAGACCATATTTGCAATATTATGCTAAATTTAAATATCAAAAAATTGGTGATTTAAGTACTGAAATGGTTAAACATTTTTTTTATTCTTTATCATATTCAATGGCTTGTAATATTTATTTAAAAGTTATCGGAGATAATGATCATCATAAAATTGAAAGTTTGTTTAAAGTATTTGGATGTTCTTTAAAACAAGCAATTTCTCTTACAAATAATATTATTCCTAGTTCTAAAGGAGTATTAAATTGA
- the hisC gene encoding histidinol-phosphate transaminase, with the protein MTIRKDLIKQILSNKENYINKIVRKNIINLIPYQSARLLDKNTLNNKILLNANESPIISIFSLKKKIFNRYPEPQSKKLIYLYSKYVKLNSNNILISRGADEGIDLIMRTFCNVKYDKILFCPPTYGMYLITAKILDIKYIKVASLKNWNLNINEIKKNIDNVKIIYICNPNNPTGNIIRQKDIIELLKITKNKSILVIDEAYIEFCSKQTSINLINKYHNLIILRTLSKAFSLAGLRCGFILSNKNIINLLIKVIAPYPIPTPVIDIAIQALSPNNLIIIKNNIKTIMYNKRWLILHLKKCNLVEDIFHSTTNYILVRFFNASYVLKKLSEKGIIIRDQSHELTLQNCLRITIGTYYECKKLIFELHKLSY; encoded by the coding sequence ATTACTATAAGAAAAGATTTAATCAAACAAATTTTATCAAATAAAGAAAATTATATAAATAAAATTGTTAGAAAAAATATTATTAATTTAATACCATATCAATCAGCAAGATTATTAGATAAAAATACATTAAATAATAAAATTTTACTTAATGCTAATGAATCACCAATTATTTCTATATTTTCTTTAAAAAAGAAGATATTTAATAGATATCCTGAACCTCAATCTAAAAAATTAATTTATTTATATAGTAAATATGTAAAATTAAATTCAAATAATATTTTAATAAGTAGAGGAGCAGATGAAGGTATTGACTTAATTATGCGTACATTCTGTAATGTTAAATATGATAAAATTTTATTTTGTCCACCTACATATGGTATGTATTTAATTACTGCAAAAATTTTAGATATAAAATATATTAAGGTTGCTAGTTTAAAAAATTGGAATTTAAATATAAATGAAATTAAAAAAAACATAGATAATGTTAAAATTATTTATATTTGTAATCCTAATAATCCTACTGGTAATATAATTAGACAAAAAGATATAATAGAACTATTAAAGATTACAAAAAATAAATCAATATTAGTTATTGACGAAGCATATATTGAGTTTTGTTCAAAACAAACATCAATTAATTTAATAAATAAATATCATAATTTAATTATATTAAGAACTTTGTCTAAAGCATTTTCTCTTGCAGGATTACGTTGTGGTTTTATTTTATCCAATAAAAATATTATTAACTTATTAATAAAAGTTATTGCTCCTTATCCTATTCCTACTCCTGTTATAGATATAGCAATACAAGCTTTATCACCTAATAATTTAATTATTATTAAAAATAATATTAAAACAATAATGTACAATAAAAGATGGTTAATTTTACATTTAAAAAAATGTAATCTTGTTGAAGATATATTTCATAGTACAACAAATTATATTTTAGTTAGATTTTTTAATGCTAGTTATGTTTTAAAAAAATTATCTGAAAAGGGAATTATTATTAGAGATCAAAGTCATGAACTTACACTACAAAATTGTTTGAGAATTACAATAGGAACTTATTATGAGTGTAAAAAATTAATTTTTGAATTACATAAATTATCTTATTAA
- the hisG gene encoding ATP phosphoribosyltransferase yields the protein MLDNSRLRIAMQKSGRLSDDSTELLKKCGIKINLQQQKLIAFAENMPIDILMVRDDDIPGLIMEEVIDLGIIGENVLEEEVLNRLSRGENANYLTLRRLDFGSCRLSIAVPINKNYKGLKSLQNTRIATSYPNLLKKYLDKYNIIFKSCMLNGSVELAPRVGLADAICDLVSTGASLEANGIKEVETIYKSKACLIQRCGKILDIKQKLINKLLTRIQGVIKARESKYIMLHVPNKKLKEVISLLPGAEYPTILPLANDKKKVAMHMVSSETLFWETMEKLKLLGASSILVLPIEKIME from the coding sequence ATGCTAGATAATAGTCGTTTACGTATAGCTATGCAAAAATCTGGTCGTTTAAGCGATGATTCTACTGAACTATTAAAAAAATGTGGTATTAAGATTAATTTGCAACAACAAAAATTAATAGCTTTTGCAGAAAATATGCCAATTGATATTTTAATGGTACGAGATGATGATATTCCTGGACTTATAATGGAAGAAGTTATTGATTTAGGTATTATAGGTGAAAATGTTTTGGAAGAAGAAGTTTTAAATCGGTTGTCTCGAGGAGAGAATGCTAATTATTTAACATTACGTAGATTAGATTTTGGTTCATGTAGATTATCTATAGCAGTACCTATCAATAAGAATTATAAAGGTTTGAAATCTTTACAAAATACAAGAATTGCAACTTCTTATCCTAATCTTTTAAAAAAATATCTTGATAAATATAATATTATATTTAAATCTTGTATGTTAAATGGTTCTGTAGAATTAGCACCTCGAGTAGGTTTAGCAGATGCTATTTGTGACTTAGTTTCTACTGGTGCTTCATTAGAAGCAAATGGTATTAAAGAAGTTGAAACTATATATAAATCTAAAGCATGCTTAATACAAAGATGTGGAAAAATTTTAGATATAAAACAAAAATTAATAAATAAATTACTAACAAGAATTCAAGGAGTTATTAAAGCTAGAGAATCCAAATATATTATGCTACATGTTCCAAATAAAAAATTAAAAGAAGTAATTTCTTTATTACCTGGAGCAGAATATCCTACTATATTACCATTAGCTAATGATAAAAAAAAAGTAGCCATGCATATGGTAAGTAGTGAAACACTATTTTGGGAAACAATGGAAAAATTAAAATTATTAGGAGCAAGTTCTATTTTAGTTTTACCTATTGAAAAAATAATGGAGTAA